Part of the Methylomonas rapida genome is shown below.
TTTACAAAGGTTTTTCCACTCGAATCGCCCATGCAAGGTATTTTTGAAGTTCCACAAGGTCGTTTTCGGCTCAAGCGCTTACCCGAGCGAAAACATGAGTCATTGCAAGCCTGGGATGCGGCCGACGAATATTTGCTGCATTATCTGGCCCATGAAGATACACCAGCACACGATGCCAGCATTGTGATATTGAACGATAGCTTTGGCGCGCTTGCCGTGGCGCTCCATGCTTATCGTCCCGTCGCGCAATCGGACTCTTTTTTATCCCAACAAGCGACGCTGGCCAATATGCGGGCGAACAGGCTGGAGCCGAATCGCGTAGGGTTATTGGATAGCCTGAGCTTGCCTGAAGCCGGCATCGATTATTTGTTGGTCAAGGTGCCCAAGACCTTGGCTTTACTGGAGTATCAACTGCATACCCTACGGCCTTTGCTAAAGCCTGATGCCAATATTATTGCCGCCGGCATGGTCAAGAATTTACCGGCAACGGTCTGGAAAACACTCGAACGCTTGATCGGCCCGACCCGGCCGTCGCAGGCCATCAAAAAGGCTCGTTTGATATTCGCTCAACTGGAGCAAAATTGGGTGTTGCCGCCTAATCCGTATCCGGTGCGTTATCAGCTGGAAAACAGCGATTGGCAAATCTGCAATCACGCCAATGTGTTTT
Proteins encoded:
- a CDS encoding methyltransferase gives rise to the protein MQGIFEVPQGRFRLKRLPERKHESLQAWDAADEYLLHYLAHEDTPAHDASIVILNDSFGALAVALHAYRPVAQSDSFLSQQATLANMRANRLEPNRVGLLDSLSLPEAGIDYLLVKVPKTLALLEYQLHTLRPLLKPDANIIAAGMVKNLPATVWKTLERLIGPTRPSQAIKKARLIFAQLEQNWVLPPNPYPVRYQLENSDWQICNHANVFSRDSLDIGTRFLLQHLPQDSRYRDFIDLGCGNGVVGLMLAKQFPDANIRFVDESFMAVASARENFEAAFAGQHKAEFNVADCLSGFEPDSADCIVCNPPFHQQYAIGDHIAWQMFQQAHQVLRKGGELRIIGNRHLNYHLSLKKLFGNWETVAGNAKFVIIKAFKR